The Vescimonas coprocola genome includes a window with the following:
- a CDS encoding bifunctional adenosylcobinamide kinase/adenosylcobinamide-phosphate guanylyltransferase, whose translation MDLIIGGAYQGKLTLAAQEYGLTPEDICDLAADDPVPGVRCYIHLEELTRRQEDTESYLPLLAAAEVVIAREIGSGVVPMDAGERAWRERHGRLLRQLAQQAGSVRRVFCGLTEVLK comes from the coding sequence ATGGACTTGATCATCGGCGGAGCATATCAGGGAAAGCTGACGCTGGCGGCGCAGGAGTACGGCCTGACGCCGGAGGATATCTGCGATCTGGCCGCAGACGATCCGGTGCCGGGTGTCCGGTGCTATATTCATCTGGAGGAGCTGACCCGGCGGCAGGAGGACACCGAGTCCTATCTCCCCCTGCTGGCGGCGGCAGAGGTAGTCATCGCACGGGAGATCGGCAGCGGCGTGGTCCCCATGGACGCCGGAGAGCGCGCCTGGCGGGAGCGCCATGGCCGCCTGCTGCGACAGCTGGCCCAGCAGGCCGGCAGCGTGCGCCGGGTATTTTGCGGACTGACGGAGGTGCTGAAATGA
- a CDS encoding TetR/AcrR family transcriptional regulator, producing the protein MPKTKWGSVIFTAYKFFDSKELLFFVVPEDIHTEGFAVAQHSLQGSAALPPAERAAAAILTACRWLSETRALVFMENDAESLLRRLPQDILSTHYHDDEGHIRALPEESGLCPRGGTAAGAAVRGLILTVSHQDQMGQLYPQVLSLLVHGACREPF; encoded by the coding sequence ATGCCGAAAACAAAATGGGGATCCGTTATTTTTACCGCCTACAAATTCTTTGACTCCAAGGAGCTTCTCTTTTTCGTGGTGCCGGAGGATATCCACACCGAGGGCTTCGCCGTGGCTCAGCACTCCTTACAGGGAAGCGCCGCCCTGCCCCCGGCAGAGCGTGCGGCGGCGGCCATTCTGACGGCCTGCCGCTGGTTGTCGGAGACACGGGCGCTGGTGTTCATGGAAAACGACGCCGAGTCCCTGCTGCGCCGTCTGCCGCAGGACATCCTCTCCACCCACTACCATGACGATGAGGGACACATCCGGGCGCTGCCGGAGGAGAGCGGCCTGTGTCCCCGTGGCGGCACCGCTGCCGGTGCCGCTGTCCGGGGCCTGATCCTGACGGTCTCCCATCAGGATCAGATGGGGCAGCTGTATCCGCAGGTCCTCTCCCTGCTGGTTCACGGGGCCTGCCGGGAGCCGTTTTAA
- the ftsH gene encoding ATP-dependent zinc metalloprotease FtsH: MDPNNKKDQKNNQNRNRNMRGVVTLIIWALVLTVVFNYINAYSNNLTKRASSHEIPYSQLIDLIQEDQVAELKIENGVLYATPVDGYVYTEEAADKNKEPKSYTQSEKTPLILYTTALNDASLLPLLEEHNVKYTSPVQTQMSPILEFMIAYILPVIVIVALFMLVMRIMAKNGGGIGGIGSVGKSNAKVYMEKSTGVTFKDVAGQDEAKESLEEIIDFLHNPQKYTAIGARLPKGALLVGSPGTGKTLLAKAVAGEANVPFFSISGSDFVEMFVGVGASRVRDLFKEAAKVAPCIIFIDEIDTIGKSRDGGRFGGGNDEREQTLNQLLAELDGFDPGKGIIVLGATNRPEVLDKALLRPGRFDRRITVDRPNLAGRLATLQVHTRNIHLAEDVNLEKIAQATAGCVGADLANLVNEAALRAVRLGRSAVNQNDLLAAFETVIAGSEKKGTVITDEEKRIIAYHEVGHALVAAKQKNAQPVSKITIVPHTQGALGYTLHLPEEEKFLMSREDILAEIRTLLAGRSSEEVVCHTMTSGAANDIERATEMARNLVARFGMCEEFDMMALGSVQNQYLDGTYSMSCAQETYAAADRAVIAIIRQCHEDAKRMLEENRELLDKIAAYLLKKETITGQEMMAIIEGRDPETVDNYGATREEKQPLFRPSSPEVIEAPAKHIHIVSEPVPSPEEPQTPEEKSPEEAQPDRDPEESEQK, encoded by the coding sequence ATGGATCCCAACAATAAGAAAGACCAGAAAAATAACCAGAACCGCAACCGCAATATGCGGGGGGTGGTGACCCTCATCATCTGGGCGCTGGTGCTGACGGTGGTGTTCAACTATATCAACGCTTACAGCAACAATCTCACCAAGCGGGCCAGCAGCCATGAGATCCCGTACAGCCAGCTCATCGACCTCATTCAGGAGGATCAGGTGGCGGAGCTGAAGATCGAGAACGGCGTCCTGTATGCCACCCCCGTGGACGGCTACGTCTACACCGAGGAGGCCGCCGATAAGAACAAGGAACCCAAGAGCTATACCCAGAGCGAGAAAACGCCTCTGATCCTGTATACCACCGCTCTCAACGACGCCAGCCTCCTGCCTCTGCTGGAGGAACACAACGTCAAGTACACCAGCCCCGTCCAGACCCAGATGAGCCCCATTCTGGAGTTCATGATCGCCTATATCCTGCCGGTGATCGTCATAGTGGCCCTGTTCATGCTGGTGATGCGGATCATGGCAAAAAACGGCGGCGGTATCGGAGGCATCGGCAGCGTGGGCAAGTCCAACGCCAAGGTGTATATGGAGAAGTCCACCGGTGTCACCTTCAAGGACGTGGCCGGTCAGGACGAGGCCAAGGAGTCGCTGGAGGAGATCATCGACTTCCTCCACAACCCCCAGAAGTACACGGCCATCGGCGCAAGACTGCCCAAGGGCGCTCTGTTGGTGGGCTCTCCCGGTACCGGCAAGACTTTGCTTGCCAAGGCCGTGGCCGGCGAGGCCAACGTCCCCTTCTTCTCCATCTCCGGCTCGGACTTTGTGGAGATGTTCGTGGGCGTGGGCGCCTCCCGTGTCCGTGACCTGTTCAAGGAGGCCGCCAAGGTGGCTCCCTGCATCATCTTCATCGACGAGATCGACACCATCGGCAAATCCCGTGACGGCGGCCGTTTCGGCGGCGGCAACGACGAGCGGGAGCAGACCCTGAACCAGCTGCTGGCGGAGCTGGACGGCTTCGATCCCGGCAAGGGCATCATCGTTCTGGGCGCCACCAACCGCCCGGAGGTGCTGGACAAGGCCCTGCTGCGCCCCGGCCGCTTCGACCGGCGCATCACCGTGGACCGTCCCAATCTGGCGGGCCGTCTGGCCACCCTGCAGGTCCACACCCGGAACATCCATCTGGCCGAGGACGTGAATCTGGAGAAGATCGCTCAGGCCACCGCCGGCTGCGTGGGCGCAGATCTGGCGAACCTTGTCAACGAGGCGGCCCTGCGGGCCGTGCGGCTGGGCCGCAGCGCCGTGAATCAGAATGACCTGCTGGCGGCCTTCGAGACCGTCATTGCCGGCTCCGAGAAGAAGGGTACCGTCATCACCGACGAGGAAAAGCGCATCATCGCCTATCACGAGGTGGGCCATGCGCTGGTGGCGGCCAAGCAGAAAAACGCCCAGCCCGTCAGCAAGATCACCATCGTCCCCCATACGCAGGGCGCTCTGGGCTATACCCTGCACCTGCCGGAGGAGGAGAAGTTCCTCATGTCCCGTGAGGACATTCTGGCGGAGATCCGCACGCTGCTGGCCGGCCGGTCCAGCGAGGAGGTGGTGTGCCACACCATGACCTCCGGCGCCGCCAACGACATCGAGCGGGCCACGGAGATGGCCCGGAATCTGGTGGCCCGGTTCGGTATGTGCGAGGAGTTCGACATGATGGCGCTGGGCAGCGTACAGAACCAGTATCTGGACGGCACCTACTCCATGAGCTGCGCTCAGGAGACCTACGCCGCCGCAGATCGTGCCGTCATCGCCATCATCCGCCAGTGCCATGAGGACGCCAAGCGGATGCTGGAGGAGAACCGGGAGCTGCTGGACAAGATCGCCGCCTATCTGCTGAAGAAGGAGACCATCACCGGTCAGGAGATGATGGCTATCATCGAGGGCCGTGACCCGGAGACGGTGGACAACTACGGCGCTACCCGTGAGGAGAAGCAGCCCCTGTTCCGTCCCTCCTCCCCGGAGGTCATCGAGGCCCCTGCCAAGCACATCCACATCGTATCCGAGCCGGTGCCGTCCCCGGAGGAGCCGCAGACCCCGGAGGAAAAGTCCCCGGAGGAAGCCCAGCCGGATCGTGACCCGGAGGAAAGTGAGCAGAAGTGA
- a CDS encoding phosphoketolase family protein encodes MPTIKTGIRFSKKQPLSEQELRQLHAYWRAANYLTACQLYLMDNPLLERPLVKSDLKQTIVGHWGTCPGQNFIYTHLDRVIKRNDLDMIYLSGPGHGGNAMVAQDWLDGSYTEVYPNITRDKEGMQKLFKRFSFPGGIPSHVAPETPGSIHEGGELGYSLAHAFGAVADNPDLIAACVVGDGEAETGPLATSWHGNKFVNPITDGAVLPILHLNGFKIANPTIFSRMSHEEVECFFRGCGWEPYFVEGDDPMVMHQQMAAVLDRVIREIKRIQREARKTGEAKRPRWPMIVLRTPKGWTGPKEVDGLPVENCWRAHQVPISMGTDTDRHLAQLEAWLRSYKPEELFNPDGTPVELIASFPPTGRRMGANPHANGGLLLRDLRTPDFRDYAVDVKAPGAVEAQDMYVLGTYVRDVMKLNMESRNFRIFAPDETASNRLQAVFEVTGRRFLDQQIPGIDDHLDPDGRVMDSMLSEHFCEGFLEGYLLTGRHGFFDSYEAFIRIVDSMFAQHAKWLKMCSELPWRQDIASLNYILASNVWQQDHNGFTHQDPGFLDHVANKKADVVRMYLPPDANCLLSCFDHCIKSRNYVNVIVASKHPRPQWLTMEQAVKHCTQGIGIWSWASNDQGQEPDVVMACCGDTPTLETLAAVSILRQELPELKIRVVNVVDLMKLQPHTEHPHGLTDEEYDGLFTKDKPIIFAYHGYPTLVHELTYRRHNRNLHVRGYKEEGTITTPFDMRVLNDIDRFDLVIDTVRRLPQLGNRGAYLVQKMQDKLVEHRQYIRDNGVDLPEVRSWKWDSSLNAAE; translated from the coding sequence ATGCCTACCATCAAAACCGGCATCCGCTTCTCCAAAAAGCAGCCGCTGAGCGAGCAGGAGCTGCGGCAGCTTCACGCCTACTGGCGTGCTGCCAACTACCTGACGGCCTGCCAGCTGTATCTGATGGATAACCCCCTCCTGGAGCGCCCGCTGGTCAAAAGCGACCTCAAGCAGACCATCGTGGGACACTGGGGGACCTGCCCCGGCCAGAACTTCATCTACACCCATCTGGACCGGGTCATCAAGCGCAACGATCTGGATATGATCTATCTCTCCGGTCCCGGCCACGGCGGCAACGCCATGGTGGCGCAGGACTGGCTGGACGGCAGCTACACCGAGGTCTATCCCAACATTACCAGAGACAAGGAGGGGATGCAGAAGCTCTTCAAGCGTTTCTCCTTCCCCGGCGGCATCCCCAGCCATGTGGCGCCGGAGACCCCCGGCTCCATCCATGAGGGCGGCGAGCTGGGCTACTCGTTGGCCCACGCCTTCGGCGCCGTGGCGGATAACCCCGATCTGATCGCTGCCTGTGTGGTGGGCGACGGCGAGGCGGAGACCGGCCCGCTGGCCACCTCGTGGCACGGCAACAAATTCGTCAACCCCATCACCGACGGCGCTGTGCTGCCCATTCTGCACCTCAACGGCTTCAAGATCGCCAATCCTACCATCTTCTCCCGCATGAGCCATGAGGAGGTGGAGTGCTTCTTCCGTGGCTGCGGCTGGGAGCCGTACTTTGTGGAGGGCGACGACCCCATGGTCATGCACCAGCAGATGGCGGCGGTGCTGGACCGGGTGATCCGGGAGATCAAGCGCATCCAGCGGGAGGCCCGCAAGACCGGCGAGGCCAAGCGGCCCCGCTGGCCCATGATCGTGCTGCGTACTCCCAAGGGCTGGACCGGCCCCAAGGAGGTGGACGGGCTGCCGGTGGAGAACTGCTGGCGAGCCCATCAGGTGCCTATCTCCATGGGGACAGACACCGACCGGCACCTTGCCCAGCTGGAGGCGTGGCTGCGCTCTTATAAGCCGGAGGAGCTCTTTAACCCCGACGGTACGCCGGTGGAGCTCATCGCCTCCTTCCCGCCCACGGGCCGCCGCATGGGCGCTAACCCTCATGCCAACGGCGGACTGCTGCTGCGGGACCTGCGGACCCCCGATTTCCGGGACTACGCCGTGGACGTCAAGGCCCCCGGCGCCGTGGAGGCGCAGGATATGTATGTGCTGGGTACCTACGTCCGGGACGTGATGAAGCTGAACATGGAGTCCCGCAACTTCCGCATCTTTGCCCCCGACGAGACGGCCTCCAACCGCCTGCAGGCGGTGTTCGAGGTGACGGGACGCCGCTTCCTGGACCAGCAGATCCCCGGCATCGACGACCATCTGGACCCGGACGGCCGGGTCATGGATTCCATGCTCTCCGAGCATTTCTGCGAGGGCTTTTTGGAGGGCTATCTTCTGACGGGACGCCACGGCTTCTTCGACAGCTATGAGGCCTTTATCCGCATCGTGGACTCCATGTTTGCCCAGCACGCCAAGTGGCTGAAGATGTGCAGCGAGCTGCCGTGGCGGCAGGATATCGCCTCGCTGAACTATATTCTGGCCTCCAACGTCTGGCAGCAGGATCACAACGGCTTTACCCATCAGGACCCCGGCTTTTTGGATCACGTGGCCAACAAGAAGGCCGACGTGGTGCGGATGTATCTGCCGCCGGATGCCAACTGTCTGCTGTCCTGCTTTGACCACTGTATCAAGAGCCGCAACTATGTCAACGTCATTGTGGCCAGCAAGCATCCCAGGCCCCAGTGGCTGACCATGGAGCAGGCGGTGAAGCACTGCACCCAGGGGATCGGCATCTGGAGTTGGGCCTCCAACGATCAGGGGCAGGAGCCGGATGTGGTCATGGCCTGCTGCGGCGACACGCCTACGCTGGAGACGCTGGCCGCCGTGAGCATCCTGCGTCAGGAACTGCCGGAGCTGAAGATCCGTGTGGTGAACGTGGTGGATCTGATGAAGCTGCAGCCCCACACGGAGCATCCCCACGGCCTGACGGATGAGGAGTACGACGGCCTGTTCACCAAGGATAAGCCCATCATCTTTGCTTATCATGGCTACCCCACACTGGTGCATGAGCTGACCTACCGCCGCCACAACCGGAACCTCCATGTGCGGGGCTACAAGGAGGAGGGAACCATCACCACCCCCTTCGATATGCGTGTTCTCAACGACATTGACCGCTTCGATCTGGTCATCGATACGGTCCGCCGGCTGCCCCAGTTGGGCAACCGGGGGGCGTATCTGGTGCAGAAGATGCAGGATAAGCTGGTGGAGCATCGTCAGTATATCCGGGACAACGGCGTGGATCTGCCGGAGGTCCGCAGCTGGAAGTGGGACAGCAGTCTGAACGCCGCCGAATAA
- a CDS encoding bifunctional adenosylcobinamide kinase/adenosylcobinamide-phosphate guanylyltransferase: MRILLLGGSKSGKSMMGQHMARRLSAGAPMYYWATLEPRDGEDRAIVRRHLAERDGWGFETIEQGRQLPQALKWVSPAGTVLFDSITACLACQMFSAPEPDGEAPRRTTEELLVISRHPAHFVCVCDELWRDGVTYETWTETYRRGLAEICRRLAAEFDVVCELTAGLPRLWKGAWRFE; this comes from the coding sequence ATGAGAATCCTTCTGTTAGGCGGCAGCAAAAGCGGCAAAAGCATGATGGGCCAGCATATGGCCCGGCGGCTCTCCGCCGGGGCGCCCATGTACTACTGGGCCACGCTGGAGCCCAGAGACGGAGAGGATCGGGCCATCGTCCGGCGGCATCTGGCGGAGCGGGACGGCTGGGGCTTCGAGACCATCGAGCAGGGACGGCAGCTCCCGCAGGCGCTGAAATGGGTGTCCCCGGCGGGGACGGTGCTTTTTGACAGCATTACGGCGTGCCTGGCCTGCCAGATGTTCTCCGCCCCGGAGCCGGACGGAGAAGCCCCCCGCCGCACGACGGAGGAACTGCTGGTCATCAGCCGTCACCCGGCCCACTTTGTCTGCGTCTGCGACGAGCTGTGGCGGGACGGCGTGACCTACGAGACGTGGACGGAGACATACCGCCGGGGCCTTGCGGAGATCTGCCGCAGGCTGGCGGCGGAATTTGACGTGGTATGTGAGCTGACGGCGGGACTGCCCCGCCTGTGGAAAGGAGCGTGGCGCTTTGAGTGA
- a CDS encoding adenosylcobinamide-GDP ribazoletransferase: MSEWLDGFSMAWGMFLAIPCPLRRWNEKAREKMLVCLPLVGLAVGGIWLGLYLLLRHAAIGGLYAFLMAALPWLVTGFMHLDGYMDVCDAVLSRRELATRQRILKDSHCGAFAVIGMVLLALCQWSVFLSGSADESLWGLLLIPVATRACAGLAVLKLRPMGTSQYAAMGRHGGYAAALAVLLAAAIAVPLVTDRSFAPLAAAAGYGLAVWYGFRQLDGMNGDISGFALTLGELAGAAVWTLVR; this comes from the coding sequence TTGAGTGAGTGGCTGGACGGGTTTTCCATGGCCTGGGGGATGTTTTTGGCGATCCCCTGTCCCCTGCGGCGGTGGAACGAGAAGGCTCGTGAGAAAATGCTGGTGTGTCTGCCGCTGGTGGGACTGGCGGTTGGCGGCATCTGGCTGGGCCTGTATCTGCTGCTGCGCCATGCCGCCATCGGTGGACTGTACGCCTTCCTCATGGCGGCGCTCCCGTGGCTGGTGACGGGCTTCATGCACTTGGACGGCTACATGGACGTATGCGACGCCGTGCTGTCCCGCCGGGAGCTGGCCACCCGCCAGCGCATCCTGAAGGACTCCCATTGCGGAGCCTTCGCCGTCATCGGCATGGTGCTGCTGGCCCTGTGCCAGTGGAGCGTATTCCTCTCCGGCAGCGCCGACGAAAGCCTGTGGGGGCTGCTGCTGATCCCGGTGGCCACACGGGCCTGTGCGGGACTGGCGGTACTGAAGCTGCGGCCCATGGGGACCAGCCAATACGCCGCCATGGGCCGCCACGGCGGCTATGCCGCGGCGCTGGCGGTGCTGCTGGCGGCGGCGATCGCCGTACCGCTGGTCACGGACCGCAGCTTCGCCCCCTTGGCGGCAGCAGCGGGCTACGGGCTGGCGGTATGGTACGGCTTCCGGCAGCTGGACGGCATGAACGGTGACATCTCCGGCTTTGCCCTGACACTGGGTGAACTGGCGGGAGCCGCCGTATGGACTTTGGTGAGGTGA
- the cobT gene encoding nicotinate-nucleotide--dimethylbenzimidazole phosphoribosyltransferase, which translates to MTDQELKQYCGAVTVPDREIMDAARRRQAELAKPPGSLGKLEDYSIRLAGITGQVRPHIEKCRVLVLAADNGVTAEGISSAPTSVTLSQVINMTRHKTGMSALAHYFGNEVVVADMGIDTDRPIPGVLDRKVRRSTGNIAREPAMTRQQALHALETGMELAAQAAADGVQALGIGEMGIGNTTTSAAVLAALTHAPAQTVTGRGGGLTDAAFEKKKQVIDRALALHRPDPADPVGVLAAVGGLDLAAMTGAFLGCAQNHVPAVVDGYISIVAALTAVRLCPAAGEYLFLSHASYEIGYRIAAQELGQEPCLLLGMRLGEGSGCPVMFQILRAACAVMDGMATFPEAAIEDDYLTPIRAQDSFTVTP; encoded by the coding sequence ATGACAGATCAGGAATTGAAGCAGTACTGCGGGGCCGTCACCGTCCCGGATCGGGAGATCATGGACGCTGCCCGCCGCCGTCAGGCGGAGCTGGCCAAGCCCCCCGGCAGTCTGGGCAAGCTGGAGGACTACTCCATCCGGCTGGCGGGCATCACCGGACAGGTGCGCCCCCATATCGAGAAGTGCCGGGTGCTGGTGCTGGCGGCGGATAACGGCGTCACGGCGGAGGGCATCTCCTCCGCCCCCACCTCCGTGACTCTTTCGCAGGTCATCAACATGACCCGCCACAAGACAGGAATGTCGGCGCTGGCCCACTACTTCGGCAACGAGGTGGTGGTGGCGGACATGGGCATCGACACGGATCGCCCCATCCCCGGCGTGCTGGATCGGAAGGTGCGCCGCTCCACCGGCAACATCGCCAGAGAACCCGCCATGACCCGGCAGCAGGCCCTTCATGCGCTGGAGACCGGCATGGAGCTGGCGGCGCAGGCAGCGGCGGACGGCGTACAGGCGCTGGGCATCGGGGAGATGGGCATCGGCAACACCACCACCTCGGCGGCAGTGCTGGCAGCCCTGACCCACGCCCCGGCGCAGACCGTCACCGGCCGGGGCGGCGGGCTGACGGATGCGGCCTTTGAAAAGAAAAAACAGGTCATCGACCGGGCGCTGGCCCTGCATCGCCCCGACCCCGCCGACCCGGTGGGGGTACTGGCCGCCGTGGGCGGGCTGGATCTGGCCGCCATGACGGGGGCCTTTCTGGGCTGCGCCCAGAACCATGTCCCGGCGGTGGTGGACGGCTACATCTCCATCGTGGCGGCGCTGACGGCGGTGCGTCTCTGCCCCGCTGCGGGAGAGTATCTGTTCCTCTCCCACGCCTCCTATGAGATCGGCTACCGCATCGCCGCACAGGAACTGGGGCAGGAGCCCTGTCTGCTGCTGGGGATGCGGCTGGGCGAGGGCAGCGGCTGCCCGGTGATGTTTCAGATCCTGCGGGCCGCCTGCGCCGTCATGGACGGTATGGCCACCTTCCCGGAGGCAGCTATTGAGGACGACTACCTGACCCCCATCCGGGCGCAGGACAGCTTTACGGTGACGCCATGA
- a CDS encoding sugar phosphate isomerase/epimerase family protein: MDIRQRLHLSGMDSHAPELARKWGLGLEVTDFCYAPMLDDPATLPAVREKMAGIDHFWLHAPFAELAPCAVDPLVREVTARRYRQALSAARQLGIRRLVIHSGYIPLVYFPEWFTEQSVAFWREFLPEVPEDMVLALENVMDETPRLMTDIVRQVDDPRLGLCLDVGHANTCASRTPPMEWIAPMAPYLRHVHLHNNLGDWDLHSSLGEGSIPMQQILAALLEQCPEATWTIENQDCAPSLAWLVQQGYLSEE; the protein is encoded by the coding sequence ATGGACATCAGGCAGCGCTTACACCTCTCCGGCATGGACAGCCACGCCCCGGAGCTGGCCCGGAAATGGGGGCTGGGGCTGGAGGTCACGGACTTCTGCTACGCCCCCATGCTGGACGACCCCGCCACCCTTCCGGCGGTTCGGGAGAAGATGGCAGGCATCGACCATTTCTGGCTCCACGCCCCGTTTGCGGAGCTGGCTCCCTGTGCCGTGGACCCGCTGGTGCGGGAGGTGACGGCCCGGCGCTATCGTCAGGCTTTGTCCGCCGCCCGGCAGCTGGGCATCCGCCGTCTGGTGATCCACAGCGGCTATATCCCGCTGGTGTACTTTCCGGAGTGGTTCACGGAGCAGTCCGTGGCCTTCTGGCGGGAGTTCCTGCCGGAGGTCCCGGAGGATATGGTGCTGGCGCTGGAAAACGTCATGGACGAGACACCTCGACTGATGACGGACATCGTCCGTCAGGTGGACGACCCCCGGCTGGGCCTGTGTCTGGATGTAGGCCACGCCAATACCTGCGCCAGCCGGACACCTCCCATGGAGTGGATCGCCCCCATGGCCCCCTATCTGCGGCACGTACATCTGCACAACAACTTAGGGGATTGGGATCTCCACAGCAGTCTGGGAGAAGGCAGCATCCCTATGCAGCAGATACTGGCGGCGCTGCTGGAGCAGTGTCCGGAGGCCACATGGACCATCGAAAATCAGGACTGCGCCCCGTCCCTTGCATGGCTGGTGCAGCAGGGCTATCTCAGCGAGGAGTGA
- a CDS encoding histidine phosphatase family protein, with amino-acid sequence MKLTLLRHAQTEGSLRNLYYGAADIPALPESLSELHRRAGDYPTAQRYYTSGMLRTEQTLAVIYGNVPHTRLPGLREMDFGDFEMKSYKELKDTPAYQAWITDVEHNPCPHGESAPQVLRRSLAAIAPVVQRPEDAVCVIHGGVTAGLMMAWFGGGRYDYSVSPGQGFQVTFREGQPVSYTRIPAAE; translated from the coding sequence ATGAAGCTGACCCTGCTGCGCCATGCCCAGACGGAGGGCAGCCTGCGGAACCTGTATTACGGGGCGGCGGACATCCCCGCCCTGCCGGAGTCTCTGTCGGAGCTGCACCGCCGGGCCGGGGACTATCCCACGGCCCAGCGCTACTATACCAGCGGGATGCTGCGGACGGAGCAGACGCTGGCGGTCATCTATGGCAACGTACCCCACACCCGGCTTCCGGGCCTGCGGGAGATGGACTTCGGCGACTTCGAGATGAAGAGCTACAAGGAGCTGAAGGACACCCCGGCCTATCAGGCGTGGATCACCGACGTAGAGCACAACCCCTGCCCCCACGGGGAGAGCGCCCCGCAGGTGCTGCGGCGCAGCCTTGCGGCCATCGCCCCGGTGGTGCAGAGGCCGGAGGACGCCGTCTGCGTCATCCACGGCGGCGTCACGGCGGGGCTGATGATGGCCTGGTTCGGCGGCGGGCGCTATGACTACTCCGTCTCCCCCGGTCAGGGCTTTCAGGTGACCTTCCGGGAGGGCCAGCCGGTGTCGTATACCCGTATCCCGGCGGCGGAATAA
- the rlmB gene encoding 23S rRNA (guanosine(2251)-2'-O)-methyltransferase RlmB, with the protein MRDNEQRRPEAEADGIIEGRNAVIEALRAGTTMDKIYLAKGETDKTLGHIASKARAQGIVVVEADRRKLDNMSRTHAHQGVIALAAVREYVTVQSLLDAAAAKGEPPLLVVCDEISDPHNLGAILRTAECAGAHGVIIPKRRSAGLTAIVAKTSAGAVSYMPVARVANIPSLLKDLKKQGIWVFGTAAEGTTRLYDADLKGPAAIVIGSEGDGMSRLVAENCDFLVSIPMRGRISSLNASAAAAILLYEAVRQRTV; encoded by the coding sequence ATGAGAGACAACGAACAGAGACGGCCGGAGGCAGAGGCGGACGGCATCATCGAGGGCCGCAACGCCGTGATCGAGGCCCTGCGGGCCGGAACGACCATGGATAAGATCTATCTGGCCAAGGGGGAGACGGACAAGACCTTGGGCCACATCGCCTCCAAGGCACGGGCCCAGGGCATCGTGGTGGTGGAGGCCGACCGGCGGAAGCTGGACAATATGAGCCGCACCCACGCCCATCAGGGGGTCATTGCGCTGGCTGCCGTGCGGGAGTATGTGACGGTGCAGAGCCTGCTGGACGCTGCCGCCGCCAAGGGGGAGCCGCCGCTGCTGGTGGTCTGCGATGAGATCTCCGACCCCCACAATCTGGGGGCCATCCTCCGTACCGCCGAGTGCGCCGGAGCCCACGGGGTCATCATCCCCAAACGCCGCAGCGCCGGTCTGACGGCCATTGTGGCCAAGACCTCCGCCGGAGCCGTCAGCTATATGCCGGTGGCACGGGTGGCCAATATCCCGTCCCTGCTGAAGGATCTGAAAAAGCAGGGCATCTGGGTGTTCGGCACTGCCGCCGAGGGAACGACCCGGCTCTATGACGCCGATCTCAAGGGCCCGGCGGCCATTGTCATCGGCTCCGAGGGCGACGGCATGAGCCGGCTGGTGGCGGAGAACTGCGATTTTCTGGTGAGCATCCCCATGCGGGGGAGGATCTCTTCCCTGAACGCATCGGCGGCGGCTGCCATCCTGCTGTATGAGGCGGTGCGGCAGCGCACCGTGTAA